TCTTACGAGAATTTTATCCGGATGGCTCTTCTCTGCTGCCTGGTCATGCTGATGTCAGGAACTGAATCTAGCGCCGCGTCAGCCCTCAACGCGATCGCCTGATACATCCTATACAAATCACCCACCGTTACTTAGGGACCCACAGGACTAGGAGGGGCCGTCACTCTAGACTGATTTTGCAGCAACTCTAAAGCCGATACTCCCTCCCCCTGAAAGCCAAAGTACCAAAGGGTTGCAGCAGCTTCGGCCCGTGTCACTGATTTCTTAGGTTGAAAGAGCGTGGTGTATCCTAAAGCTCGACGAATATTAGCGAGATCGCCATTTTGAAAATCGGCTAAAACGGCTCGCAGCGCTTTTGGGTCAATTTTTGCTGCATCTTGAAAGCCCCAGGTTTCTTTCACAGCATCCAGGGAGGCGGTGGGCAAAGCTTGCCGAGTATCGAGGGGCAACTTCCACAGCAGCATCACTTCTCGCGTTAAGGGTGCATCGGGTCGGAAACTGACCGCAGTAGCATCACCTGACAGCGGGCTAGGAATAATCCCTGCTTCCGCTAGTCCCTGAATCATTTGAAAGTCTGGGTCGCTTTTGGGCACATCCTGAAATACAGGTTTGGCATTGTTAGAGCCCAAGCGAAGCTGCTGTCCAGCGCGATCGCTATAAATCCGGTTATTCGCCGTGACTAACCAACGGACATACTCGCGGCGAGTGATGATTTTGTTTGGCTCTAAAAGGTTGGGGTTCTTGGCAGTTGTGCTTTTGGCATCACTGGAGCGGAGGGGTAAAACTCCCAATTGCGCTAAGTCCTTAATAGAGGAGCGCAGTTCTTGAGGAGCTTTGTCGAGGTCAGTGAAACCTTGAGCATTGGTCGTCACAGGAGTTGGGCTAGCCGTGGCAGTCGTGGCGGCTCCAGTCGGGACAGGCCCGACAAAATCAGGATCACCGGGTTGAGGCCCAGCATCAGCATTCACGGCTTGAGGTGAAACACTGCCTGCTTCGTAAGCGTAGTCAATCGTGAATACGGTGTTGGTAGACGCACTGCTAGAAAGGGGAGTCGCGCTGAGTGTAGGGGTTGGGTTTCCAGTGCGATCGCTGGTTATCGGTGGCGGGACGGCAGCCGTAGCCCCAATCGTGACGGTTACTTGCAAATCGTTACGACGTGCCACCAACTTAGCGGGGAGATCTTGAGTGGCTTGGCTGACCAGTTGCCATCCACTGGTTTGAAACTGTTGGAGATAAAAGCTTTGTACCGCATTACTCGGATCACCGCTCGTCCACTGGGCTTGTCCGGATGCTTTTGTCTCCGTTTCGTTAGTGGTGGCATCTGTCCCAGAATTAGTCGCGGCAGGGTTGGTAGGACTAGGGCTAGCGACGGGGACAATGTCCTGCAATTCGGACTCTGGATAAATTGGAATTTCTGCCGGAAAGTCAGCGGGGCGATTGGCATTGGTTGCCGCTTGCCCATCCCTTCCTGACAGCCCCCCGTTGCCACCACCTTCCTGCAACCTAGAGTCGGCAGCTAGAGAATCCTTAAAAGCATTACCGGTGGGGCTATTGGCACAAGCCGTCAACACAACGAGCAGTGAGGCAGCCAGGCCAGCCAATACAGCGGGGCGTCGATTGGGTAGCACAGCGAACTAAACAGTGAACATCAATCCCTACGCTAGCGCAGATTGGCCCCAATCATAAATTAGCTACCTCAATCCAGATTGACGTGCTGGTCTAGATCCTGAATTTGTGGGTCTGGAAACTGCTGCAAGACTCGCCACAAAACCGTGTAGGTGCCATCGGAGTGACGAATCATGGGCCGAAATGCTAAGAGGTGATCGCTACTAGGTGTTTCTAGTAGTAGATCTAAATAGCGGCGATCGCGACGAGACACAGGTTCTCCGCTCATCACAATTTCTGGCATTTGAAATTGCAGCGATCGCACCAAGTAAGTTTGATTTAGGCTAATCACAGCTTGGCTCATCAACGGTTCGCTCAATGCCAAGTTGCTAACTTTTCCGCTGAGAAAGCGACGGCGATCAGCTTGAATTGCGTCGAGTTGGGTGGGTGGGGTATAGGTGAGGAAAAATTGTCGCAGGTCTGGAGTCAGCTCGACTTGCCTGGTTTGCAGGGTAGGTTGCAAGGACTCTAGGGCAACATCTCCGATCGGAGCGATGAAACCGTAATTCAGCCCAGACTGCGCGAGTTGAAAGCGACCATTCTCGATCTCCATCAGAAATCGGGGGGTAAATTGCGCCCCAGATTGCACTAAAGGAGCAAACGGAAAACGCTCAGCAACCGTGGGTCGCAAACGATTTTGTAAAGCGCTGGGTTGGGGGCGATAAGCTTCCGACAACAAGACACGAGCAATTCCGGTGTTCGGTTGAGCGAGAAACTCGGCGTAGAGCTGACGTTCTTTGGGATAGAGGCCGTAGGCGTATTGATCTAGCGCTTCTAGTTGTCGAGTCGGGGTAGAGAAGCTAGCGGCATTTGGGAAAGCCGTTTGGGTGCGAGCCAATAGTTGCTTGATCGACTGCAAAACCGGAGCGGCTTCTGGCGGAGGGGCGATCGCGGGGGGCACGGGCGGTACATAATCAGCGATCGCAGTTTTGGCAGATCGGCCAATTAAGGGTGGCTCCTCAGCGGGCAAGGTGGGAGCAGTCCCATAGCGGTAAGTCGCTGGTTTGCCCAAGTTAGGGCTTTGAGTCGGAGTTGCTGGCAAACTTGGAGCTTGGCGTTCTCCCACCACGCGCAACGGCTTCACCTCGGCCACCGAAGCCAGCATGTAGAGGCGACGATCGAGCAAATTACCAAGAGACGCCAATCGCTGAGTCGATTGATGCAGGTTACAGTAAACCGTTCCTTGGGGTTGGCTAAGGCCAGAACCTACGGTAAAAGGTTCTTCGCGATCGCCAACTCGTACCCTGGTAGGCGCACAGAGCAAAGTCGGCAAAGGATACTGGTTTTTGAGAAACTGCTCCACCGCAACGGTATGCAAGGTCAACTGTCCTCTGGCGGCTCGCACTTGGTTGGGGTCTGGTTCGGCAACGGCGCGTTCGATGCGGTTGGCTAACAGAATCTGTTCCTGCACAAGTTGCTGGGCTCGGGGCCAAAACCCTTGGGCGCGAATCACCTCCGTCGGAACGGCATCAGTCTGCGCCACCACCGGATGATGGCTCAGCAAGCTCAACAGTGAAGGCCCCAACAGCAATAAGGAAAGATGGCGCATGTCAACTAACCTGGGTGTTTAGACGCAAACAAACCTCTGAGTTCAGGTTGCCCGCTTGATTAAAAAAACTTAAACCTCTAGCGGCGATCGCGGCTAAAAATCATTCTCTCGATAGATCGGAGTGCTTGATACCAAGGGACAACTGACATCTACCGATTGATGCCAATTTACTACTAAACCAGCCACGCTTAATTGAAAAACGAAATTTATCTATTACAGCTTGTCTATTACAGCAACCTAAGATTTTGGGTGCGCTGATTGGTTACGGCATTCCGGAAGTTCAAGCTAAGGTTTACCATGATCGCATTCATCGAGGCGAGTATTTGGTCATGGTAGAAGGTTTAGAGGCTGACATCCGCCAAGCCGAAGCAGTTTTTAGCCGTTGGCAGATTCATGAGTTACGCATCTATGCAGCTCCTACCTCACAAGCCTCGGCTCAGACAAGGCCAACTTCCCGCTAAAGCGGTTAAAGCTCCACCTAACGACTGGCAATCCGAATCAGAGAAAAAGTAAGATAGTATCAGAGGCTACAGAACTCAGGTTAGCTTCTCGGTTGTGGCTAGAGGTTTAGGAGATGCTTAACGATCGCGTCACCGTAGTCGATAACCGTGATATCGGCGATCGCTCCCTTTAAGTTGTTAGTAGTCCTTGGCAACTGCTAAGGTAACTCAACGACCGTCAGTTGATAGCAATAGTTAGACATCGCGTGCGGTCTAACTTCCAATTGCTGTTGCTGACGGTTTAGAGTCAGTTCTTTCGCAGTAAAACTGCTCCAAGCTTCCAGACCTTCACGCTGCCAAAAGAATTCGAAGTCTTGAAATTTTGTGTCCTGAATTTGGTAATAGCAAGAAAATAAGGGCGTGAAATTCAAAGGTTCCAGAAAAACTTGCCAAAGCACTGTTTTACCTTGCAAGTCAGTCCACCATTGCTGAATCAGCTCTAGAGCTTGGTTCT
This region of Trichocoleus desertorum NBK24 genomic DNA includes:
- a CDS encoding S-layer homology domain-containing protein yields the protein MLPNRRPAVLAGLAASLLVVLTACANSPTGNAFKDSLAADSRLQEGGGNGGLSGRDGQAATNANRPADFPAEIPIYPESELQDIVPVASPSPTNPAATNSGTDATTNETETKASGQAQWTSGDPSNAVQSFYLQQFQTSGWQLVSQATQDLPAKLVARRNDLQVTVTIGATAAVPPPITSDRTGNPTPTLSATPLSSSASTNTVFTIDYAYEAGSVSPQAVNADAGPQPGDPDFVGPVPTGAATTATASPTPVTTNAQGFTDLDKAPQELRSSIKDLAQLGVLPLRSSDAKSTTAKNPNLLEPNKIITRREYVRWLVTANNRIYSDRAGQQLRLGSNNAKPVFQDVPKSDPDFQMIQGLAEAGIIPSPLSGDATAVSFRPDAPLTREVMLLWKLPLDTRQALPTASLDAVKETWGFQDAAKIDPKALRAVLADFQNGDLANIRRALGYTTLFQPKKSVTRAEAAATLWYFGFQGEGVSALELLQNQSRVTAPPSPVGP